A single window of Helicobacter pylori NCTC 11637 = CCUG 17874 = ATCC 43504 = JCM 12093 DNA harbors:
- a CDS encoding F0F1 ATP synthase subunit A — protein MEHRVFTIANFFSSNHDFITGFFVVLTAVLMFLISLGASRKMQMVPMGLQNVYESIISAILSVAKDIIGEELARKYFPLAGTIALYVFFSNMIGIIPGFESPTASWSFTLVLALIVFFYYHFEGIRVQGFFKYFAHFAGPVKWLAPFMFPIEIISHFSRIVSLSFRLFGNIKGDDMFLLIMLLLVPWAVPVAPFMVLFFMGILQAFVFMILTYVYLAGAVLTDEGH, from the coding sequence ATGGAACACAGAGTATTTACTATTGCTAATTTTTTTAGCTCCAATCATGATTTTATCACCGGGTTTTTTGTCGTTTTGACAGCGGTTTTGATGTTTTTAATTTCGCTTGGCGCGTCGCGCAAAATGCAAATGGTGCCTATGGGTTTGCAGAATGTGTATGAGAGCATCATTAGCGCGATTTTGAGCGTGGCTAAGGATATTATAGGCGAAGAATTAGCCCGCAAATACTTCCCACTAGCAGGCACGATCGCTTTATATGTCTTTTTTTCTAACATGATAGGCATCATTCCTGGTTTTGAATCCCCTACGGCCAGTTGGAGCTTCACGCTGGTTTTAGCGCTGATTGTGTTTTTTTATTACCATTTTGAAGGCATTAGAGTGCAGGGCTTTTTTAAGTATTTCGCTCATTTTGCAGGCCCTGTGAAATGGCTCGCTCCTTTCATGTTCCCTATTGAGATCATCTCGCATTTTTCTAGGATCGTGTCTTTATCGTTTCGTTTGTTTGGGAATATCAAGGGCGATGACATGTTCTTGCTCATCATGCTCTTGTTAGTGCCTTGGGCTGTTCCTGTAGCGCCCTTTATGGTCTTGTTTTTTATGGGGATTTTACAAGCTTTTGTTTTTATGATCCTCACTTATGTGTATTTGGCAGGGGCTGTTTTAACCGATGAAGGGCATTAA
- a CDS encoding spermidine synthase yields MWITQEITPYLRKEYTIEAKLLDVRSEHNILEIFKSKDFGEIAMLNCQLLFKNFLHIESELLAHMGGCTKKELKEVLIVDGFDLELAHQLFKYDTHIDFVQADEKILDSFISFFPHFHEVKNNKNFTHAKQLLDLDIKKYDLILCLQEPDIHKMDGLKRMLKEDGVFISVAKHPLLEHVSMQNALKNMGDFFSVAMPFVAPLRILSNKGYIYASFKTHPLKDLMVPKIEALKSVRYYNEDIHRAAFALPKNLQEVFKDNIKS; encoded by the coding sequence ATGTGGATCACCCAAGAAATCACGCCGTATTTGCGTAAAGAATACACCATAGAAGCGAAATTATTAGATGTTAGAAGCGAGCATAATATCTTAGAGATTTTTAAATCTAAGGATTTTGGTGAAATTGCGATGCTTAATTGCCAATTGCTGTTTAAAAACTTTCTCCACATTGAAAGCGAGTTGCTCGCTCATATGGGGGGTTGCACTAAAAAAGAGCTTAAAGAGGTTTTGATTGTGGATGGGTTTGATTTGGAATTAGCCCACCAGCTTTTTAAATACGACACGCATATCGATTTTGTGCAAGCGGATGAAAAGATTTTGGATAGCTTCATTAGTTTTTTCCCCCATTTCCATGAAGTGAAAAACAATAAGAATTTCACGCACGCTAAACAACTCTTAGATTTAGACATTAAAAAATACGATTTGATCCTTTGCTTGCAAGAGCCGGATATTCATAAAATGGATGGTTTAAAAAGAATGCTTAAAGAAGATGGGGTGTTTATTTCGGTAGCCAAACACCCATTATTAGAGCATGTGAGCATGCAAAACGCCCTTAAAAACATGGGCGACTTTTTTTCTGTTGCCATGCCTTTTGTAGCACCTTTAAGGATTTTGAGCAATAAGGGTTATATTTACGCTTCTTTTAAAACCCACCCCTTAAAAGATTTAATGGTGCCAAAAATAGAAGCGCTAAAAAGCGTGAGATACTATAACGAAGACATTCATAGGGCCGCGTTCGCTTTGCCTAAAAATTTACAAGAAGTCTTTAAAGACAATATCAAATCTTAA
- the der gene encoding ribosome biogenesis GTPase Der, giving the protein MNTSPKTLKTIAILGQPNVGKSSLFNRLARERIAITSDFAGTTRDINKRKIALNGHEVELLDTGGMAKGALLSKEIKAINLKAAQMSDLILYVVDGKSIPSDEDIKLFREVFKINPNCFLVINKIDNDKEKERAYAFSSFGIPKSFNISVSHNRGINALIDAILRALDLNQIIEQDLDADILESLENNAPEEETKEEEIIQVGIIGRVNVGKSSLLNALTKKERSLVSSVAGTTIDPIDETILIGDQKICFVDTAGIRHRGKILGIEKYALERTQKALEKSHIALLVLDVSAPFVELDEKISSLADKHSLGIILILNKWDIRYAPYEEIMATLKRKFRFLEYAPVITTSCLKAHHIDEIKHKIIEVYECFSKRIPTSLLNSVIFQATQRHPLPSDGGKLVKVYYATQFATKPPQISLIMNRPKALHFSYKRYLINTLRKEFNFLGTPLILNAKDKKSAQQN; this is encoded by the coding sequence ATGAATACAAGCCCTAAAACTTTAAAAACCATTGCGATTTTAGGCCAGCCTAATGTGGGGAAAAGCTCGTTATTTAACCGCTTAGCTAGAGAAAGGATCGCTATCACTTCAGATTTTGCAGGCACTACACGAGACATTAACAAACGAAAAATCGCATTGAATGGCCATGAAGTGGAATTGCTAGATACAGGGGGCATGGCTAAAGGCGCTCTTTTGTCTAAAGAAATCAAAGCCATTAATTTAAAAGCCGCTCAAATGAGCGATTTGATTTTATACGTTGTGGATGGCAAGTCTATCCCTAGCGATGAAGACATCAAGCTTTTTAGAGAGGTTTTTAAGATCAACCCTAACTGCTTTTTAGTGATCAATAAGATTGATAACGACAAAGAAAAAGAGCGAGCTTATGCGTTTTCTTCTTTTGGCATTCCCAAGAGTTTTAACATCTCCGTTTCGCACAATAGAGGCATTAACGCATTAATTGATGCAATATTGAGGGCGCTGGATTTAAACCAAATCATAGAGCAGGATTTGGATGCGGATATTTTAGAAAGCTTAGAAAATAACGCACCAGAAGAAGAAACTAAAGAAGAAGAGATCATTCAAGTAGGCATCATTGGGAGGGTGAATGTGGGCAAAAGCTCGCTTTTAAACGCGCTCACGAAAAAAGAAAGGAGCCTTGTCTCTAGCGTGGCTGGCACGACCATTGACCCCATAGATGAAACCATTCTAATAGGCGATCAAAAAATCTGCTTCGTGGATACCGCTGGAATCAGGCATAGGGGTAAAATCTTAGGCATTGAAAAATACGCGCTAGAACGCACGCAAAAAGCCTTAGAAAAATCCCACATCGCGCTTTTAGTTTTAGACGTGAGCGCTCCTTTTGTGGAATTGGACGAAAAGATCAGCTCCTTAGCGGATAAACACTCTTTAGGCATCATTCTCATTTTAAACAAATGGGACATCCGCTACGCCCCTTATGAAGAGATCATGGCAACCTTAAAAAGGAAATTCCGCTTTTTAGAATACGCCCCTGTGATCACAACCAGCTGCTTAAAAGCGCACCATATAGATGAAATCAAGCATAAAATTATAGAAGTCTATGAGTGTTTTTCTAAACGCATTCCCACAAGCTTGCTCAATAGCGTGATTTTTCAAGCCACTCAAAGACACCCCTTGCCAAGCGATGGAGGGAAATTAGTGAAAGTGTATTACGCCACGCAATTTGCCACCAAACCCCCTCAAATCTCTCTTATAATGAATCGCCCTAAAGCCTTGCATTTCAGTTACAAACGCTATTTGATCAACACCTTAAGGAAAGAATTTAATTTTTTAGGCACGCCTTTAATCCTTAACGCTAAAGATAAAAAAAGCGCCCAACAAAATTAA
- the trxA gene encoding thioredoxin: MSHYIELTEENFESTIKKGVALVDFWAPWCGPCKMLSPVIDELASEYEGKAKICKVNTDEQEELSAKFGIRSIPTLLFTKDGEVVHQLVGVQTKVALKEQLNKLLG; encoded by the coding sequence ATGAGTCACTATATTGAATTAACTGAAGAAAATTTTGAAAGCACCATTAAAAAAGGGGTTGCGTTAGTGGATTTTTGGGCGCCATGGTGTGGTCCTTGTAAGATGCTATCCCCTGTGATTGATGAATTAGCTAGCGAATATGAAGGTAAGGCTAAGATTTGTAAAGTCAATACCGATGAGCAAGAAGAATTGAGTGCGAAATTTGGTATCAGGAGCATTCCTACGCTTTTATTCACAAAAGATGGCGAAGTCGTTCATCAGCTGGTGGGTGTGCAAACTAAAGTTGCTTTAAAAGAGCAATTGAACAAACTTTTAGGCTAA
- a CDS encoding YraN family protein, with translation MRFLNNKHREKGLKAEEEACGFLKTLGFEMVERNFFSQFGEIDIIALKKGVLHFIEVKSGENFDPIYAITPSKLKKMIKTIRCYLSQKDPNSDFCIDALIVKNGKFELLENITF, from the coding sequence ATGCGCTTTTTGAACAACAAACATAGAGAAAAGGGCTTAAAGGCTGAAGAAGAAGCTTGCGGATTTTTAAAGACGCTGGGTTTTGAAATGGTGGAAAGGAACTTTTTTTCACAATTTGGCGAAATTGATATTATCGCTTTGAAAAAAGGGGTTTTGCATTTCATTGAAGTCAAAAGCGGGGAAAATTTTGATCCCATTTATGCGATCACGCCGAGCAAATTAAAAAAGATGATTAAAACGATCCGCTGTTATTTGTCCCAAAAAGATCCCAATAGCGATTTTTGCATAGACGCTCTTATTGTGAAAAATGGTAAATTTGAGCTTTTAGAAAATATCACTTTTTAG
- a CDS encoding RNA-binding protein: protein MKNIYVGNLVYSATSEQVKELFSQFGKVFNVKLIYDRETKKPKGFGFVEMQEEGVREAIAKLDNTDFMGRTIRVTEANPKKS from the coding sequence TTGAAAAACATTTATGTAGGGAATTTGGTTTATAGCGCTACCAGTGAGCAAGTCAAGGAGCTTTTCAGTCAATTTGGCAAAGTTTTTAATGTCAAGCTGATTTATGACAGAGAAACGAAGAAACCTAAAGGTTTTGGCTTTGTAGAAATGCAAGAAGAGGGCGTTAGGGAAGCGATTGCTAAATTGGACAATACGGATTTTATGGGCAGAACGATTAGGGTAACCGAAGCCAATCCTAAAAAGTCTTAA
- a CDS encoding HU family DNA-binding protein, translating into MNKAEFIDLVKEAGKYNSKREAEEAINAFTLAVETALSKGESVELIGFGKFETAEQKGKEGKVPGSDKTYKTEDKRVPKFKPGKILKQKVEEGK; encoded by the coding sequence ATGAACAAAGCGGAATTTATTGATTTGGTTAAAGAAGCGGGTAAATACAACAGCAAAAGAGAAGCCGAAGAAGCGATCAACGCCTTTACTCTGGCGGTAGAAACAGCTTTAAGCAAGGGTGAGAGCGTGGAATTGATTGGTTTTGGCAAATTTGAAACCGCAGAGCAAAAAGGCAAAGAGGGTAAAGTGCCAGGAAGCGATAAAACTTATAAAACCGAAGACAAACGAGTGCCTAAATTCAAACCCGGTAAAATCCTTAAACAAAAAGTTGAAGAAGGCAAGTAA
- a CDS encoding homoserine dehydrogenase, producing MKKRLNIGLVGLGCVGSAVAKILQENQEIIKDRAGVEIKIKKAVVRDVKKHKGYAFEISNDLESLIEDKEIDIIVELMGGVEAPYLLAKKTLAKQKAFVTANKAMLAYHRYELEQTAKNTPIGFEASVCGGIPIIKALKDGLSANHILSFKGILNGTSNYILSQMFKNQASFKDALKDAQHLGYAELNPEFDIKGIDAAHKLLILASLAYGIDAKLEEILIEGIEKIEPDDMEFAKEFGYSIKLLGIAKKHPDCIELRVHPSMIKNECMLSKVDGVMNAISVIGDKVGETLYYGAGAGGEPTASAVISDIIEIARKKSSLMLGFETPQKLPLKPKEEIQCAYYARLLVSDEKGVFSQISAILAQNDISLNNVLQKEIPHSNKAKILFSTHTTNEKSMLNALKELENLQSVLDTPKMIRLEN from the coding sequence ATGAAAAAAAGATTGAATATAGGGCTTGTGGGTTTAGGGTGTGTGGGGAGCGCGGTCGCTAAAATCTTACAAGAAAATCAAGAAATCATCAAAGACAGAGCCGGCGTGGAAATTAAAATTAAAAAAGCGGTGGTGCGAGATGTGAAAAAGCACAAAGGCTATGCTTTTGAAATCAGTAATGATTTAGAAAGCCTAATAGAAGATAAAGAAATTGATATTATCGTGGAGCTTATGGGTGGGGTGGAAGCGCCTTATCTTTTAGCTAAAAAAACTTTAGCCAAACAAAAAGCCTTCGTTACAGCCAATAAAGCCATGTTAGCGTACCACCGCTATGAATTAGAGCAAACCGCTAAAAACACCCCCATAGGCTTTGAAGCGAGCGTGTGTGGGGGTATCCCCATTATCAAGGCTTTAAAAGACGGCTTGAGCGCTAATCATATCCTTTCTTTTAAAGGGATTTTAAACGGCACGAGCAATTACATTTTAAGCCAGATGTTTAAAAATCAAGCGAGCTTTAAGGACGCTTTGAAAGACGCGCAACATTTAGGCTATGCGGAATTGAACCCTGAATTTGACATTAAAGGCATTGATGCGGCGCACAAATTATTGATTTTAGCGTCTTTAGCCTATGGCATTGATGCGAAATTAGAAGAAATCTTGATTGAAGGCATTGAAAAAATAGAGCCAGATGACATGGAGTTTGCTAAAGAGTTTGGTTATAGCATTAAACTTTTAGGCATCGCTAAAAAACACCCAGATTGCATTGAATTAAGGGTGCATCCAAGCATGATTAAAAACGAATGCATGCTCTCTAAAGTGGATGGGGTGATGAACGCTATCAGCGTCATAGGGGATAAGGTGGGCGAAACTTTGTATTATGGGGCTGGGGCTGGAGGAGAGCCTACCGCAAGCGCAGTCATTAGCGATATTATAGAAATCGCAAGGAAAAAAAGCTCTTTAATGCTAGGCTTTGAAACCCCTCAAAAACTCCCCCTAAAACCCAAAGAAGAAATCCAATGCGCTTATTATGCGCGTTTGTTAGTGAGCGATGAAAAAGGGGTTTTTTCTCAAATTAGCGCGATTTTAGCCCAAAATGATATTTCGCTCAACAATGTCTTACAAAAAGAAATCCCGCATTCCAACAAGGCTAAAATCTTATTTTCCACGCACACCACCAACGAAAAGTCTATGCTGAACGCCCTTAAAGAGCTTGAAAATTTACAAAGCGTGTTGGATACCCCCAAGATGATTCGTTTGGAAAATTGA
- the coaE gene encoding dephospho-CoA kinase (Dephospho-CoA kinase (CoaE) performs the final step in coenzyme A biosynthesis.), with protein MVLKNAIALTGGIGTGKSTTIKILESQGYEILDADKIAHQLLQEHRFKIAQHFGSEILEKDILNRKKLGAIVFQKANELKWLEDFLHPLIRECMLKKAYELEKNHQAYFLDIPLFFEVGGKKCYPVSKVVLIYAPRSLQIERLLERDKLKEAEILQRLACQMDIEQKRTMSDYIIDNSSSLKDLNKQVERFLKTLL; from the coding sequence ATGGTTTTAAAAAACGCTATCGCTCTGACAGGGGGGATAGGCACCGGTAAAAGCACCACCATTAAAATATTAGAATCGCAAGGCTATGAGATTTTAGATGCGGATAAGATCGCTCACCAATTATTGCAAGAGCACCGGTTTAAAATCGCCCAACATTTTGGATCAGAGATTTTAGAAAAAGATATTTTAAACAGAAAAAAACTTGGCGCGATCGTGTTTCAAAAGGCTAATGAGTTAAAATGGCTAGAGGATTTTTTACACCCCTTAATCCGTGAATGCATGCTTAAAAAAGCCTATGAATTAGAAAAAAATCATCAAGCGTATTTTTTAGACATCCCTTTATTTTTTGAAGTGGGGGGTAAAAAATGCTATCCTGTGAGTAAAGTGGTTTTAATCTATGCGCCTAGGTCCTTACAGATTGAGCGCCTTTTAGAGCGAGACAAACTCAAAGAAGCCGAAATCTTGCAGCGCTTAGCTTGTCAAATGGATATAGAGCAAAAACGCACCATGAGCGATTACATTATAGACAACAGCTCCAGTTTAAAAGATTTAAATAAGCAGGTTGAACGCTTTTTAAAAACGCTCTTATAA
- the guaB gene encoding IMP dehydrogenase, producing MRILQRALTFEDVLMVPRKSSVLPKDVSLKSRLTKNISLNIPFISAAMDTVTEHKTAIAMARLGGIGIVHKNMDIQTQVKEITKVKKSESGVINDPIFIHAHRTLADAKVITDNYKISGVPVVDDKGLLIGILTNRDVRFETDLSKKVGDVMTKMPLVTAHVGISLDEASDLMHKHKIEKLPIVDKDNVLKGLITIKDIQKRIEYPEANKDDFGRLRVGAAIGVGQLDRAEMLVKAGVDALVLDSAHGHSANILHTLEEIKKSLVVDVIVGNVVTKEATSDLISAGADAVKVGIGPGSICTTRIVAGVGMPQVSAIDNCVEVASKFDIPVIADGGIRYSGDVAKALALGASSVMIGSLLAGTEESPGDFMIYQGRQYKSYRGMGSIGAMTKGSSDRYFQEGVASEKLVPEGIEGRVPYRGKVSDMIFQLVGGVRSSMGYQGAKNILELYQNAEFVEITSAGLKESHVHGVDITKEAPNYYG from the coding sequence ATGAGAATTTTACAAAGGGCTTTGACTTTTGAAGACGTGTTGATGGTGCCTAGAAAATCCAGCGTTTTACCTAAAGATGTGAGCTTAAAGTCCCGCCTAACCAAAAACATTAGTTTGAATATCCCCTTTATTAGCGCAGCTATGGATACGGTTACAGAGCATAAAACCGCTATCGCTATGGCGCGCCTTGGGGGTATTGGCATCGTGCATAAAAACATGGATATTCAAACGCAAGTCAAAGAAATCACTAAGGTTAAAAAAAGCGAGAGCGGGGTGATTAATGATCCTATTTTTATCCATGCGCACAGGACTCTAGCGGACGCTAAAGTCATAACGGATAATTACAAGATTTCAGGCGTGCCTGTGGTAGATGATAAGGGGTTGTTGATTGGGATTTTAACCAACAGAGATGTGCGCTTTGAAACCGATTTGAGTAAAAAAGTGGGCGATGTGATGACTAAAATGCCTTTAGTTACCGCTCATGTGGGTATCAGTTTAGATGAAGCGAGCGATTTGATGCACAAGCATAAGATTGAAAAATTGCCCATTGTGGATAAAGATAATGTTTTAAAAGGCTTGATTACGATTAAAGACATTCAAAAACGCATTGAATACCCTGAGGCTAATAAAGATGATTTTGGGCGCTTGAGAGTGGGGGCGGCTATTGGAGTGGGGCAGTTGGATAGGGCTGAAATGTTAGTTAAAGCCGGGGTGGATGCGTTGGTGTTGGATAGTGCACATGGGCATTCAGCTAATATTTTACACACTTTAGAAGAGATTAAAAAAAGCTTGGTGGTGGATGTGATTGTGGGGAATGTGGTTACTAAAGAGGCCACAAGCGATTTGATTAGCGCGGGAGCGGACGCTGTTAAAGTGGGTATTGGGCCAGGAAGCATTTGCACCACTAGGATTGTGGCTGGAGTGGGAATGCCCCAAGTGAGCGCGATTGATAATTGCGTAGAAGTGGCGTCTAAATTTGATATTCCTGTGATTGCAGATGGAGGGATCCGCTATTCAGGCGATGTGGCTAAGGCTTTAGCTTTGGGGGCATCAAGCGTGATGATAGGCTCTTTACTCGCTGGCACAGAAGAATCTCCTGGGGATTTTATGATCTATCAAGGGAGGCAATATAAAAGCTATAGGGGCATGGGCAGCATTGGGGCTATGACAAAAGGGAGTTCTGATAGGTATTTTCAAGAGGGCGTGGCGAGTGAAAAATTAGTCCCTGAAGGCATTGAAGGGCGTGTGCCTTATCGTGGTAAGGTTTCGGATATGATTTTCCAATTAGTAGGGGGCGTGCGCTCTTCTATGGGGTATCAGGGAGCGAAAAATATTTTGGAATTGTATCAAAACGCTGAATTTGTAGAAATCACTAGCGCGGGGTTAAAAGAAAGCCATGTGCATGGCGTGGATATTACCAAAGAAGCCCCTAATTATTATGGGTGA
- the trxB gene encoding thioredoxin-disulfide reductase, with amino-acid sequence MIDCAIIGGGPAGLSAGLYATRGGVKNAVLFEKGMPGGQITGSSEIENYPGVKEVVSGLDFMQPWQEQCFRFGLKHEMTAVQRVSKKDSHFVILAEDGKTFEAKSVIVATGGSPKRTGIKGESEYWGKGVSTCATCDGFFYKNKEVAVLGGGDTAVEEAIYLANICKKVYLIHRRDGFRCAPITLEHAKNNDKIEFLTPYVVEEIKGDASGVSSLSIKNTATNETRELVVPGFFIFVGYDVNNAVLKQEDGSMLCKCDEYGSIVVDFSMKTNVQGLFAAGDIRIFAPKQVVCAASDGATAALSVISYLEHH; translated from the coding sequence ATGATAGATTGCGCGATTATTGGAGGTGGTCCTGCAGGTTTGAGCGCGGGGCTTTATGCCACTAGAGGCGGTGTTAAAAACGCCGTTTTGTTTGAGAAAGGAATGCCTGGGGGGCAAATCACTGGCAGTAGTGAGATTGAAAACTATCCGGGTGTTAAGGAAGTGGTGAGCGGGTTGGATTTCATGCAGCCATGGCAAGAGCAGTGTTTCCGCTTTGGCTTAAAGCATGAAATGACCGCTGTTCAAAGGGTTTCTAAAAAAGACTCTCATTTTGTTATTTTGGCAGAAGATGGCAAGACTTTTGAAGCTAAGAGCGTGATTGTCGCTACCGGTGGTAGCCCTAAACGCACAGGCATCAAGGGCGAGTCGGAATATTGGGGTAAAGGCGTTAGCACTTGTGCGACATGCGATGGCTTCTTTTACAAAAATAAAGAAGTAGCGGTGCTTGGTGGAGGCGATACCGCCGTAGAAGAGGCGATTTATCTAGCCAACATCTGCAAAAAAGTCTATCTCATCCACAGAAGAGATGGTTTTAGGTGTGCGCCTATCACTTTAGAACATGCTAAAAACAATGATAAGATTGAGTTTTTAACCCCTTATGTGGTGGAAGAAATCAAGGGCGATGCTTCTGGCGTGTCTTCTTTAAGCATTAAAAACACAGCCACTAACGAAACAAGAGAATTAGTTGTGCCGGGTTTTTTTATTTTTGTGGGTTATGATGTGAATAACGCTGTGTTAAAACAAGAAGACGGCTCTATGCTGTGCAAATGCGATGAATACGGCTCTATAGTCGTGGATTTTTCCATGAAAACGAATGTTCAAGGCTTGTTTGCAGCAGGAGATATTCGCATTTTTGCCCCTAAACAAGTGGTTTGTGCTGCAAGCGATGGCGCTACGGCAGCCTTAAGCGTGATTTCTTATTTAGAACACCATTAA
- the gatA gene encoding Asp-tRNA(Asn)/Glu-tRNA(Gln) amidotransferase subunit GatA translates to MITLKQALSLSQDELETLKNEIDAKVRASDLNAYIKAPSLNGASAKGVPILIKDNISVKGWEITCSSKILKGYIAPYHASVMENLHQNSMAGFGLSNMDEFAMGSTTESSCYGITKNPRDKNRVPGGSSGGSAAAVAGGLAVAALGSDTGGSIRQPASYCGCVGLKPTYGRVSRYGLIAYCSSFDQIGPITQNVEDASILFDAISGHDNKDSTSANLKPTQTFKNLNRDKRFKIAVLRDHIKDASNEVQLAYENTLKALKEMGHDIVEKKMLDSHYQISIYYIISMAEASSNLARFDGVRYGRRAQNVKDLKELYLKSRSEGFGDEVKRRIMLGNFVLSSGYYDAYYLKAQQMRLMIKEQYNKIFEEVDLIFTPVAPTTAHLFNYHASPLEMYLSDIYTIGANLSGLPALSLPVAKDPLGLPIGMQFIAKAFDEQSLLDVSYALEQELDLKLD, encoded by the coding sequence ATGATCACTTTAAAACAAGCCCTTTCTTTATCCCAAGATGAATTAGAAACCCTTAAAAACGAAATTGACGCTAAGGTTAGAGCTTCAGATTTGAACGCTTATATTAAAGCCCCTAGCCTTAATGGCGCTAGCGCTAAAGGCGTGCCGATCCTTATTAAAGACAATATCAGCGTTAAGGGGTGGGAAATCACTTGCTCCAGTAAGATTTTAAAAGGCTATATCGCTCCTTATCATGCGAGCGTGATGGAAAACTTGCACCAAAACAGCATGGCAGGGTTTGGGCTTTCTAACATGGACGAGTTTGCGATGGGAAGCACCACAGAGTCTAGTTGCTATGGGATCACTAAAAACCCACGAGATAAAAACAGAGTGCCTGGAGGGAGTAGCGGAGGAAGCGCGGCAGCCGTGGCGGGTGGCTTAGCGGTGGCGGCTTTAGGGAGCGATACGGGCGGGTCTATCAGGCAGCCGGCGAGCTATTGTGGGTGCGTGGGGTTAAAACCCACTTATGGGAGGGTGAGCCGTTATGGTTTGATCGCGTATTGTTCTAGTTTTGATCAAATCGGACCTATCACGCAAAATGTAGAAGACGCTTCTATTTTATTTGACGCTATTAGCGGGCATGATAATAAGGACTCCACGAGCGCCAATCTCAAACCCACGCAAACCTTTAAAAACCTTAACAGAGACAAACGCTTTAAAATCGCTGTCTTAAGAGATCACATTAAAGATGCGAGCAATGAAGTGCAACTCGCTTATGAAAACACCCTTAAAGCCTTGAAAGAAATGGGGCATGATATTGTGGAAAAAAAGATGTTGGATTCGCATTATCAAATCTCTATCTATTATATTATCAGCATGGCTGAAGCGAGTTCGAATCTGGCCAGATTTGATGGGGTTCGTTACGGGAGGAGGGCTCAAAATGTTAAAGATTTGAAAGAATTGTATCTCAAAAGCCGCAGTGAAGGTTTTGGCGATGAGGTGAAACGGCGCATCATGCTAGGGAATTTTGTCTTAAGCAGCGGGTATTATGATGCTTATTATTTGAAAGCCCAGCAAATGCGTTTGATGATTAAAGAGCAATACAACAAGATTTTTGAAGAAGTGGATTTGATTTTCACCCCTGTAGCTCCTACGACCGCTCACTTATTCAATTACCATGCAAGCCCTTTAGAAATGTATTTGAGCGATATTTACACGATTGGGGCGAATTTGAGCGGTTTGCCGGCTCTTTCTTTACCGGTCGCTAAAGATCCTTTAGGCTTGCCCATAGGGATGCAATTCATTGCTAAGGCTTTTGATGAGCAAAGCCTTTTAGATGTTTCTTACGCTTTAGAGCAAGAATTAGATTTAAAATTAGATTAA
- a CDS encoding glycosyltransferase family 25 protein, which yields MRVFIISLNQKVCDKFGLVFRDTTTLLNSINATHHQVQIFDAIYSKTFEGGLHPLVKKHLHPYFITQNIKDMGITTNLISEVSKFYYALKYHAKFMSLGELGCYASHYSLWEKCIELNEAICILEDDITLKEDFKEGLDFLEKHIQELGYIRLMHLLYDASVKSEPLSHKNHEIQERVRIIKAYSEGVGTQGYVITPKIAKVFLKCSRKWVVPVDTIMDATFIHGVKNLVLQPFVIADDEQISTIARKEEPYSPKIALMRELHFKYLKYWQFV from the coding sequence TTGCGTGTTTTTATCATTTCTTTAAATCAAAAAGTGTGCGATAAATTTGGTTTGGTTTTTAGAGACACCACGACTTTACTCAATAGCATCAATGCCACCCACCACCAAGTGCAAATTTTTGATGCGATTTATTCTAAAACTTTTGAAGGCGGGTTGCACCCCTTAGTGAAAAAGCATTTACACCCTTATTTCATCACGCAAAACATCAAAGACATGGGGATTACAACCAATCTCATCAGTGAGGTTTCTAAGTTTTATTACGCTTTAAAATACCATGCGAAGTTTATGAGCTTGGGGGAGCTTGGGTGCTATGCGAGTCATTATTCCTTGTGGGAAAAATGCATAGAACTCAATGAAGCGATCTGTATTTTAGAAGACGATATAACCTTGAAAGAGGATTTTAAAGAGGGCTTGGATTTTTTAGAAAAACACATCCAAGAGTTAGGCTATATCCGCTTGATGCATTTATTGTATGATGCCAGTGTGAAAAGTGAGCCATTGAGCCATAAAAACCACGAGATACAAGAGCGTGTGAGGATCATTAAAGCTTATAGCGAAGGGGTGGGGACTCAAGGCTATGTGATCACGCCTAAGATTGCCAAAGTTTTTTTGAAATGCAGCCGAAAATGGGTTGTTCCTGTGGATACGATAATGGACGCTACTTTTATCCATGGCGTGAAAAATCTGGTGTTACAACCTTTTGTGATCGCTGATGATGAGCAAATCTCTACGATAGCGCGAAAAGAAGAACCCTATAGCCCTAAAATCGCCCTAATGAGAGAACTCCATTTCAAATATTTGAAATATTGGCAGTTTGTATAA